From Panicum hallii strain FIL2 chromosome 2, PHallii_v3.1, whole genome shotgun sequence, a single genomic window includes:
- the LOC112879718 gene encoding fasciclin-like arabinogalactan protein 2 — MHSSFTSRSLDPSSLSLDRSSPSISSLQHTRIGSWAIMARSRPAILLFLAVVALAAMALAPAPVAATKYNITKLLAPYKQYSRFNEMLSRTRLAHDINRRQTITVLAVDNAAMSALDHYSLQTIRHILSLHVLVDYYGDKKLKKLAHGTTASSSMYQATGAASGTSGYVNITRKDGKVSFTTDDGDDTAKPTRYVKSIKEYPYDIAVLEVSSIISSADAEAPVPPPAPVDLVELLSKKYCKSFASLLSANADVFRTFNDTKDNGLTLFCPVDSAVAAFAATYKNLTAKAKTAILLYHGVPDYFSLQLLKSNNGMVTTLATTSENKKDYSYDVQNKGETVTLQTRVVTTSITATVGDIEPLAVYAVNKFLKPKELFKVVEAPASAPEKSKAADGGDDDSSDDSGDETAGKGDAAPAMLARWVTAATTAVAAFALMC, encoded by the exons ATGCATAGCTCCTTCACCTCTCGCTCACTCGATCCCAGCTCTCTCTCCCTCGATCGCTCTAGTCCCTCAATATCGTCTCTCCAACATACTCGTATTGGTTCGTGGGCAATAATGGCGAGAAGCCGCCCGGCCATCCTCTTGTTCCTCGCCGTTGTGGCGTTGGCGGCCATGGCACTGGCTCCGGCGCCGGTGGCAGCGACCAAGTACAACATCACCAAGCTGCTGGCGCCGTACAAGCAGTACTCCAGGTTCAACGAGATGCTGTCTAGGACGCGGCTGGCGCACGACATCAACCGGCGGCAGACCATCACCGTGCTCGCCGTTGATAACGCGGCCATGTCGGCGCTGGACCACTACTCTTTGCAGACCATCCGGCACATCCTGTCGCTGCACGTCCTCGTCGACTACTACGGCGACAAGAAGCTCAAGAAGCTCGCCCACGgcaccaccgcctcctcctccatgtATCAG GCCACCGGAGCCGCGTCGGGCACGTCTGGGTACGTGAACATCACTCGCAAGGACGGCAAGGTCAGCTTCACGACGGACGACGGCGACGACACCGCGAAGCCGACCCGGTACGTCAAGTCCATCAAGGAGTACCCCTACGATATCGCGGTACTCGAggtgagctccatcatctcctcCGCCGATGCCGAGGCgcccgtgccgccgccggcgcccgtcGACCTCGTCGAGCTCCTCTCCAAGAAGTACTGCAAGTCTTTCGCGTCCCTCCTCTCGGCCAACGCCGACGTGTTCCGCACTTTCAATGACACCAAGGACAACGGGCTAACGCTCTTCTGCCCCGTTGACTCCGCCGTCGCGGCGTTCGCGGCCACCTACAAGAACCTCACGGCCAAGGCCAAGACGGCCATCCTGCTCTACCACGGCGTGCCGGACTACTTCTCGCTGCAGCTTCTCAAGTCCAACAACGGCATGGTCACCACGCTCGCCACCACCAGCGAGAACAAGAAGGACTACAGCTACGACGTGCAGAACAAGGGCGAGACGGTCACCCTGCAGACCAGGGTCGTCACCACCAGCATCACAGCCACCGTCGGCGACATTGAGCCACTCGCCGTCTACGCCGTGAACAAGTTCCTGAAGCCCAAGGAGCTATTCAAGGTCGTCGAGGCACCCGCGTCCGCACCAGAGAAGAGCAAGGCGGCTGACGGTGGAGACGATGACTCGTCCGACGATTCCGGTGACGAGACGGCCGGCAAGGGCGACGCCGCGCCAGCCATGCTCGCTCGGTGGGTGACCGCGGCCACAACAGCGGTAGCTGCATTTGCGTTGATGTGCTAA